From a single Bacillus gobiensis genomic region:
- a CDS encoding TetR/AcrR family transcriptional regulator → MARFSLEEFLNNSDEEIKMSDKQKKILIAAIETFSEKGFAATSTSEIAKKAGVAEGTIFRHYKTKKDLLMSIVMPIAKMITPTFAKSFKKEVFEQSYQSFEEFVREIISNRFDFVKANFPVIKIFIQEVFFHEELQSHFKKLFSEHVYHPFKQKVEAAVEKGELVELPADTIIRLIVSSIMGLVAARFIAGIEMDEKEEIERTVQFVMRGIRKE, encoded by the coding sequence ATGGCTCGTTTTTCGTTGGAAGAGTTTTTGAATAACAGTGATGAAGAAATAAAAATGAGTGACAAGCAGAAAAAAATCCTGATTGCAGCAATTGAAACATTTTCCGAAAAAGGGTTTGCAGCCACTTCAACAAGTGAAATAGCTAAAAAAGCAGGAGTCGCCGAGGGGACAATTTTCAGGCACTATAAAACGAAAAAGGATTTATTGATGTCGATAGTCATGCCGATTGCTAAAATGATTACACCTACATTTGCGAAAAGCTTCAAGAAAGAAGTTTTTGAGCAAAGCTATCAATCCTTTGAAGAATTTGTCCGCGAGATCATTTCGAACAGATTTGATTTTGTCAAAGCTAATTTCCCTGTCATTAAGATCTTTATACAGGAGGTTTTCTTCCATGAAGAGCTGCAATCTCATTTTAAAAAATTATTTTCTGAACATGTCTACCACCCTTTTAAGCAAAAAGTTGAGGCTGCAGTAGAAAAAGGCGAACTCGTAGAACTACCTGCAGACACCATCATCAGGCTCATAGTGTCATCAATCATGGGATTGGTTGCCGCACGTTTTATAGCTGGAATTGAAATGGATGAAAAAGAAGAAATTGAACGAACAGTTCAGTTTGTGATGAGGGGAATTAGAAAAGAGTGA
- a CDS encoding ABC transporter permease, which produces MRIKALVTKIIQQFFWDKRTLLLMLFAPLLVLTLANLVLNNENAVFHTGGYQLPDGLVSKLEKENIEVEDYSSNQPKSAIENDQLDAFFSFGSDGLSVTLDNSSQNTKEILGTLQRIQQPKGQSDTVSVDYAYSDDELSSFDYTGPVLVGLFIFFFVFLVAGISFLRERTKGTLERILATPLKRYEIVAGYSIGFGLFTVLQSIVITWFAIQILNLYNSGSIGLILIITILLSLTALTLGTFLSTFANNELQLIQFIPLVIVPQVFFSGLFPLDGLPSWLESVSFVMPLYYGADALKAVMLKGQGFPQIQTDLFVLIGFITAFALLNIFTLKKYRRL; this is translated from the coding sequence ATGAGAATAAAAGCGCTTGTTACCAAAATCATTCAACAGTTTTTCTGGGACAAACGGACGTTGTTATTAATGCTTTTTGCCCCGCTTCTCGTACTGACTCTAGCCAATCTTGTTTTAAACAATGAAAATGCTGTTTTTCACACAGGAGGTTACCAGCTTCCAGACGGTCTTGTAAGCAAATTGGAAAAAGAAAATATTGAAGTGGAGGACTACAGCTCGAACCAGCCGAAAAGTGCGATTGAAAATGATCAGCTTGATGCGTTTTTCAGCTTTGGATCGGACGGTCTTTCCGTTACACTCGACAACAGCAGCCAAAATACAAAAGAAATTCTCGGCACATTGCAAAGAATTCAGCAGCCTAAAGGACAATCAGATACCGTGTCTGTGGACTATGCCTATAGCGATGATGAGCTTTCAAGCTTTGACTATACAGGACCTGTGCTTGTCGGATTATTTATTTTCTTTTTCGTCTTTTTAGTGGCGGGGATCTCCTTTTTACGAGAACGAACAAAAGGAACGCTGGAACGAATTCTGGCCACTCCATTAAAACGATATGAAATCGTTGCAGGCTACAGTATCGGATTTGGGCTATTTACGGTTTTGCAATCGATCGTAATTACTTGGTTCGCGATCCAAATCTTGAATTTATACAACTCCGGATCGATTGGCCTTATTCTTATCATTACCATTCTTCTATCTTTAACAGCTTTAACTCTAGGAACCTTTTTATCTACATTTGCAAACAATGAGCTGCAGCTGATTCAGTTTATTCCGCTTGTCATTGTTCCGCAAGTATTTTTTTCAGGCTTGTTTCCGTTAGATGGACTGCCGTCTTGGCTGGAATCCGTAAGCTTTGTGATGCCGCTGTATTATGGAGCAGATGCGCTAAAAGCAGTCATGCTAAAAGGACAGGGATTTCCACAGATCCAAACCGATCTGTTCGTTCTCATTGGTTTTATCACAGCATTTGCCCTGCTGAATATCTTCACTTTAAAAAAATACAGACGGTTGTAA
- a CDS encoding ABC transporter ATP-binding protein: MTAVTISNLSKSYQSRSVLADINFSIKKGEIFGLLGPSGSGKTTLIKMIIGMEKPNEGEVHVLDTVMPNLPVLNQIGYMGQADALYEDLTAKENLSFFATLYGLKKHERKFKIDQVLNLVDLQDHKDKKTGQFSGGMKRRLSLAIALLHNPVLLALDEPTVGIDPLLRKSIWNELEQLKNNGVSILVTTHVMDEAEKCDRLALIRDGRLIGVNTPKGFKEQYGISSIEEIFLMNRGDEA; encoded by the coding sequence ATGACAGCCGTAACAATTTCTAATTTGAGTAAAAGCTATCAATCCAGGTCCGTTTTAGCCGATATCAATTTTTCGATAAAAAAAGGGGAGATTTTTGGCCTTTTAGGACCATCTGGATCTGGAAAAACAACGTTAATTAAGATGATTATCGGTATGGAGAAGCCGAACGAGGGCGAAGTTCATGTTCTTGATACGGTTATGCCAAATTTACCCGTATTAAATCAAATCGGATACATGGGCCAGGCGGATGCCTTGTATGAGGATCTTACTGCCAAAGAAAATCTTTCTTTTTTTGCTACACTGTATGGTTTAAAAAAGCACGAACGGAAATTCAAGATTGACCAAGTGCTGAACCTAGTCGATTTGCAAGATCATAAGGATAAAAAAACCGGCCAGTTTTCAGGCGGGATGAAACGACGCTTGTCTCTCGCGATCGCCCTGTTGCACAACCCGGTTTTGCTCGCACTTGATGAACCAACTGTCGGTATCGACCCTCTGCTTAGGAAATCTATTTGGAATGAGCTCGAGCAGCTAAAGAATAATGGAGTTTCCATTCTTGTCACCACCCATGTCATGGATGAAGCTGAAAAGTGTGACAGATTAGCGTTGATTCGTGATGGCAGACTGATCGGGGTAAACACACCGAAAGGCTTTAAAGAACAATACGGCATATCGTCAATTGAAGAAATTTTTCTTATGAATAGAGGAGACGAAGCATGA
- a CDS encoding YfiT family bacillithiol transferase gives MQMDHLKYPIGKHEVLQTFDQASIDESIETLQKAPVLLKEAIQGLKKEQLLTPYREGGWTVWQVVNHLPDSHMNAYVRFKLALTEENPVIRPYAEHLWAELPDSHDTQPEVSIQLLSALHERWVILLKGLEEKDYYKTYYHPEDKEKFAVYQAIGTYSWHSRHHIAHITSLRERMGW, from the coding sequence CTGCAGATGGATCATTTGAAATATCCAATAGGAAAACACGAGGTTTTACAGACATTTGATCAGGCAAGCATTGACGAATCAATTGAAACTCTTCAAAAAGCACCTGTGTTGCTGAAGGAAGCCATCCAGGGGCTAAAAAAGGAGCAGCTACTTACTCCTTATCGAGAAGGGGGATGGACCGTTTGGCAAGTAGTAAACCATCTTCCAGACAGCCATATGAACGCCTATGTTCGCTTTAAATTGGCGTTAACAGAAGAGAATCCAGTGATTAGACCATATGCTGAGCATCTCTGGGCAGAACTTCCTGATTCGCACGATACTCAGCCCGAGGTCTCCATTCAACTTCTTTCCGCTCTTCATGAAAGATGGGTGATCCTTTTAAAAGGGCTTGAGGAAAAAGATTATTACAAGACCTATTACCATCCTGAAGATAAAGAAAAGTTTGCCGTTTATCAGGCAATCGGCACGTATTCATGGCATTCACGGCATCATATCGCCCATATTACTTCGCTTCGTGAAAGAATGGGCTGGTAA
- a CDS encoding thioredoxin family protein, with the protein MNLQAWFEKGLKQHEYIFSMETHKENLLKVYNEVNLDEDEKTLLQGLQKEQLKAVILTADWCGDAMVNLPIFMRIADEALLEARYLIRDENLELMDQYLTNGNARSIPIIIFLDKDGNEIGKWGPRAPQVQEKVDTLKEKLPVKESADYEQAFKEFVKEISILFTTDRAIWADVKGDLIQGLTQAVPKQ; encoded by the coding sequence ATGAACCTTCAAGCATGGTTTGAAAAAGGATTGAAGCAGCATGAGTATATTTTCAGTATGGAAACCCATAAAGAAAACTTGCTGAAAGTCTACAACGAGGTTAATTTGGATGAGGATGAAAAAACACTGCTGCAAGGATTACAGAAGGAGCAGTTGAAAGCAGTTATTCTGACGGCTGATTGGTGCGGCGATGCAATGGTGAACCTGCCGATTTTTATGAGAATTGCGGATGAAGCTCTGCTCGAAGCACGTTACCTGATCCGGGATGAAAATCTGGAGCTCATGGACCAATACTTAACAAATGGGAATGCAAGATCGATTCCAATTATTATTTTTCTGGATAAAGACGGAAATGAAATAGGGAAATGGGGTCCAAGGGCTCCTCAAGTTCAGGAGAAAGTCGATACGTTAAAAGAAAAGCTACCAGTTAAAGAATCGGCTGATTACGAACAAGCATTTAAAGAATTTGTTAAAGAAATTTCTATCCTGTTTACAACGGATCGAGCGATTTGGGCAGATGTAAAGGGCGATCTTATACAAGGTTTAACACAGGCGGTCCCAAAACAATAG
- a CDS encoding YfhD family protein has product MNKKQDDITEKALNETDGVYEEYSTELADADDVEAQKRADAADRRARSSENK; this is encoded by the coding sequence ATGAACAAAAAACAGGATGATATTACAGAAAAAGCATTAAATGAAACCGATGGGGTTTACGAGGAATATTCAACTGAACTGGCGGACGCCGACGATGTGGAAGCGCAAAAACGGGCGGATGCTGCGGACAGACGCGCAAGAAGCAGTGAGAATAAATAA
- a CDS encoding YfhE family protein: MQGVNHLASKKKTEQEQSRLRKMQEVTYAREFRRADRASGRK, from the coding sequence ATGCAGGGAGTGAATCATTTGGCAAGTAAAAAGAAAACTGAGCAGGAACAGTCTCGTCTAAGAAAAATGCAAGAGGTTACATATGCAAGGGAATTTAGAAGAGCAGACAGAGCCTCAGGCAGAAAATAA
- a CDS encoding nuclease-related domain-containing protein, whose product MLRNLPSNHPKIPLITEELKKRTAGYRGETALDFPLSFIAEKDYFIFHDLRLQDSSRYFQMDTLVLSQKFALILEVKNIAGSLYFDPTFN is encoded by the coding sequence TTGCTTCGAAATCTTCCTTCGAATCATCCGAAAATTCCACTAATAACCGAGGAGCTCAAAAAAAGAACAGCAGGCTATAGAGGGGAGACTGCTCTAGATTTTCCGCTAAGTTTTATAGCTGAGAAAGACTACTTCATTTTTCATGATCTGAGACTACAGGATTCATCCCGTTATTTTCAAATGGATACGCTTGTGCTGTCGCAAAAATTTGCGCTGATTTTAGAAGTCAAAAATATTGCTGGTTCGTTATATTTCGATCCTACGTTCAATTAG
- a CDS encoding GNAT family N-acetyltransferase: MLKKREITDSHALYELMIDPQIFPYVRYKAESMEEYMFQIKNLIEAEEQGKLISRTIIDEWGTPIGSISLFDIVDKAGFLATWLGKPYHGKGYNQPAKEQFFNELFYEKDIETIFMKIRKTNVRSLKAAEKLPYVLKADESRKALLDQINQGLDVYHLFEIPKDLYTLHLLRIQQEQEEEQLKEA, from the coding sequence ATGCTAAAAAAACGTGAAATCACTGACAGCCACGCGCTTTATGAATTAATGATTGACCCGCAAATTTTCCCATATGTCCGCTATAAAGCGGAATCAATGGAAGAATATATGTTTCAAATTAAAAATTTAATCGAGGCCGAAGAGCAAGGCAAACTCATCTCCCGTACGATTATTGACGAATGGGGAACGCCGATTGGTTCGATCAGCCTTTTTGACATAGTTGATAAAGCAGGTTTTTTAGCAACCTGGCTCGGAAAGCCGTATCACGGAAAAGGCTATAATCAGCCTGCAAAGGAACAATTTTTTAATGAGCTTTTTTACGAGAAAGACATTGAAACAATTTTTATGAAAATCCGCAAGACAAATGTCCGCTCGCTTAAAGCTGCTGAAAAGCTTCCGTATGTCTTAAAAGCAGATGAGTCGAGAAAAGCCTTGCTTGATCAAATTAACCAAGGACTGGACGTTTACCATCTGTTTGAGATTCCAAAGGATTTATATACATTGCATCTACTCAGAATTCAACAGGAACAAGAGGAAGAGCAATTAAAAGAAGCGTAA
- a CDS encoding amidohydrolase, with translation MSEKLLFKRGNLYPITGKPLYETDLLVQNGKIAEISRSITIESADRIIDCKDKYIFPGLIDVHTHIGLYDEGTGWAGNDANESIEPITPHIRALDSCHQFDPAFKDAIKHGITAVHIMPGSSNVIGGTTSVIKTAGTTLEEMMVKETAGLKIAFGENPKRIHSHGAKESITRMGIMGMLREAFYSAQKNAECDFRQLPILQALERKIPVRIHAHRADDIMSAIRFSEEFNLDYRIEHCTEGHLITAVLAEKKAKVSIGPTLTRRSKVELKNKSWSTYRILAEAGVDISITTDHPYTPIQYLNIAASIAVREGMDEQSALEGITINPARNLGIDDRLGSLEPGKDADLSVWNGHLFHYLAKPVLTLINGKIVFQSASQTL, from the coding sequence ATGAGCGAAAAGCTTTTATTCAAAAGGGGAAATTTGTATCCAATAACGGGGAAGCCTCTTTATGAGACCGATTTACTCGTGCAAAATGGCAAAATTGCTGAGATCAGCCGATCCATAACAATAGAATCAGCAGACCGGATTATAGATTGTAAAGATAAATATATTTTCCCAGGCCTGATTGACGTCCACACCCATATTGGCTTATATGACGAAGGAACGGGATGGGCTGGCAATGACGCCAACGAATCGATTGAACCAATTACGCCGCATATCAGGGCGTTGGACAGCTGCCACCAATTCGATCCGGCATTTAAAGATGCAATAAAGCACGGGATTACCGCTGTTCATATCATGCCCGGAAGCTCAAATGTCATCGGCGGTACAACTTCTGTCATTAAAACAGCCGGTACAACACTTGAAGAAATGATGGTAAAAGAAACTGCGGGACTTAAAATTGCATTTGGCGAAAATCCTAAACGAATACACAGCCATGGGGCAAAGGAATCCATTACTAGAATGGGCATTATGGGGATGCTGAGAGAAGCGTTTTACTCTGCTCAAAAAAATGCGGAATGTGATTTCAGACAGCTGCCAATTTTACAAGCATTGGAGCGAAAAATTCCGGTGCGAATCCACGCTCATCGCGCCGATGATATTATGTCGGCGATTCGATTCAGTGAAGAATTTAACCTCGATTACCGGATTGAGCATTGTACGGAAGGACATCTCATTACAGCTGTTCTCGCCGAAAAAAAAGCGAAGGTCAGCATCGGACCAACTTTGACAAGGCGGTCAAAAGTCGAGCTGAAAAATAAGAGCTGGTCCACCTATCGTATCCTGGCTGAAGCAGGCGTAGACATCTCAATTACAACCGACCATCCTTATACTCCGATTCAATACTTAAATATTGCGGCTTCTATTGCAGTCAGAGAAGGTATGGATGAACAAAGTGCGTTGGAAGGCATTACGATCAACCCAGCCAGAAATTTAGGAATTGACGATCGGTTAGGCAGCCTTGAGCCCGGAAAAGATGCGGATTTATCTGTTTGGAACGGGCACCTTTTTCACTATCTTGCCAAGCCTGTCTTAACTTTGATTAATGGAAAAATCGTGTTTCAATCCGCAAGTCAAACTTTGTAA
- a CDS encoding TIGR01777 family oxidoreductase has protein sequence MNIAITGGTGFIGEHLTKTLTTRGHHVYILTRNPKKAEENVTYVKWVTDDSAPESSLPDIDAWINLAGKSIFTRWTRKNKDAILTSRIQATREVKRLIEANEKNPAVLIQASAVGIYGTSIENTFTEDSVTSNEDFLSHVSHKWEEEARQIESLGIRTVYTRFGIVLGANGGSLLMMKLPYIFFGGGPIGSGKQWLSWIHVDDACDLIMNAISRQDISGPLNITSPNPIEMNELGRSIGSAMGRPHWLKAPAPLLQLALGEMSMMILKGQRVLPKKALLQDYNYNFPHINEALDNLIQS, from the coding sequence ATGAATATTGCAATTACGGGCGGTACAGGTTTTATAGGAGAACATCTGACAAAAACTTTGACCACTCGCGGGCATCATGTTTATATTTTAACAAGAAATCCAAAGAAAGCCGAAGAAAATGTTACATACGTCAAGTGGGTAACAGATGATTCGGCTCCTGAAAGCAGCCTTCCAGACATCGATGCTTGGATTAATCTGGCAGGAAAATCAATCTTTACACGTTGGACGAGAAAAAATAAAGACGCAATTCTCACCAGCAGGATTCAAGCAACTAGAGAAGTCAAACGCTTAATTGAGGCCAATGAGAAAAATCCGGCTGTCCTTATCCAAGCGAGTGCAGTGGGGATTTACGGCACCTCAATTGAAAACACCTTTACAGAGGATTCTGTTACCTCAAATGAAGATTTCTTAAGCCATGTTTCTCACAAATGGGAAGAGGAAGCAAGACAAATTGAAAGCCTTGGAATCCGGACAGTCTATACAAGATTCGGCATTGTCCTGGGAGCAAACGGCGGATCGCTGCTAATGATGAAGCTGCCCTATATATTTTTTGGTGGCGGGCCTATCGGATCCGGCAAGCAGTGGTTATCCTGGATACATGTAGACGATGCTTGTGACCTGATCATGAATGCCATCAGCAGGCAGGATATCTCTGGCCCACTAAACATTACGTCCCCGAATCCCATAGAGATGAATGAATTGGGTCGATCGATTGGTTCTGCTATGGGCCGCCCTCATTGGTTAAAGGCGCCTGCTCCTTTGCTCCAGCTTGCACTTGGCGAAATGAGCATGATGATTTTGAAGGGCCAGCGTGTCCTTCCAAAAAAAGCTTTATTGCAGGACTACAATTATAATTTCCCTCATATAAATGAAGCCCTCGATAATCTCATACAATCATAG
- the recX gene encoding recombination regulator RecX encodes MAYITKISAQEKNKDRVNVFLDNKYAFSVELDVVAQFNLRKGKELDDLQIEEIRFADDVKKGFHKAIGYLSFRMRSEKEVRDFLAKKEVSFSASTEIIYRLKELNYLNDASFAEAYVSTHRKTNRKGPAVLKRELKEKGVSEEAITDALQTFSFEDQMEEAKVLTQKFLKKGKKVSTKETSQLIQQQLARKGFPFDVINAVLDEIEFENNEEEEQEVLTLHAEKAMKKYKYDGTFEKKMKVKQFLFRKGFDADMIESFLEKREDHGEKI; translated from the coding sequence GTGGCCTATATTACAAAAATATCAGCACAGGAAAAAAACAAAGATCGTGTTAATGTTTTTCTCGATAATAAGTACGCCTTCAGTGTTGAATTGGATGTTGTGGCACAATTTAATTTGCGAAAAGGCAAGGAACTTGATGATTTGCAAATTGAAGAAATTCGGTTTGCGGATGACGTAAAAAAGGGATTCCACAAAGCGATTGGCTATTTATCCTTTCGAATGAGGTCGGAAAAAGAAGTAAGAGATTTTCTTGCTAAAAAAGAAGTTTCTTTCTCGGCTTCAACTGAAATCATCTACAGGCTCAAGGAGTTAAATTATTTAAATGATGCGTCTTTTGCCGAAGCGTACGTAAGCACCCATCGGAAAACTAATCGTAAAGGTCCGGCAGTTCTAAAAAGAGAGCTTAAAGAAAAAGGGGTTTCCGAGGAAGCGATCACGGATGCTTTACAGACGTTTTCTTTTGAAGACCAGATGGAAGAGGCAAAGGTTCTCACCCAAAAATTTTTAAAAAAAGGAAAAAAGGTGTCCACGAAGGAAACGAGCCAGCTGATTCAACAGCAGCTTGCCAGAAAGGGTTTCCCGTTTGATGTGATCAATGCGGTTCTCGATGAGATTGAGTTTGAAAATAATGAAGAGGAAGAACAAGAGGTACTAACTCTTCATGCTGAAAAAGCAATGAAGAAATATAAGTACGATGGGACATTTGAAAAAAAAATGAAGGTCAAGCAATTTTTATTTCGCAAAGGCTTCGACGCTGACATGATCGAAAGCTTTTTAGAAAAGAGGGAAGATCATGGAGAAAAGATATAG
- a CDS encoding YfhH family protein, producing MEKRYSEMSEYELKTEIAALAEKARKAEQLGIINEFSVLERKIAMAKSYLLNPENIKTQTNYKIEGSNEEFFVKYLNGVFAWGFRRETPEKEEAVPISLLVK from the coding sequence ATGGAGAAAAGATATAGTGAAATGTCGGAATATGAATTGAAGACAGAAATTGCGGCGCTTGCTGAGAAAGCGAGGAAAGCAGAGCAGCTGGGGATTATTAACGAATTTTCTGTACTCGAAAGAAAAATAGCAATGGCAAAATCGTATTTATTGAATCCTGAAAACATTAAGACACAAACGAACTATAAGATTGAAGGTTCAAATGAGGAATTTTTTGTGAAGTATCTTAATGGCGTGTTCGCTTGGGGGTTTCGCCGTGAAACCCCTGAAAAGGAGGAGGCAGTGCCAATTTCTCTTTTGGTGAAATAA
- the sspK gene encoding small, acid-soluble spore protein K yields the protein MRNKAKDFPNLNTSNFEGAPRPLDNYASKRPDGSTNTRPQERMRASGKD from the coding sequence ATGAGAAACAAAGCAAAGGATTTCCCCAATTTAAATACAAGCAACTTTGAAGGGGCACCCCGCCCACTAGATAATTATGCCTCAAAACGTCCTGATGGTTCAACGAATACCCGACCGCAAGAACGAATGCGGGCTTCCGGGAAGGATTGA
- a CDS encoding YfhJ family protein, translated as MNTYFEKLTAALLEKNDMLSYAQARTWVELLWEDFESTYAKAGQKYKGKDATERVVLEWIESYGSQLHLFPSNHPKYKDIFNSDDYLLH; from the coding sequence ATGAACACCTACTTTGAAAAGCTGACGGCAGCTCTTTTAGAGAAAAATGACATGCTGAGCTATGCTCAGGCACGTACATGGGTAGAGCTTCTGTGGGAGGATTTTGAATCGACCTATGCAAAAGCCGGACAGAAATATAAAGGAAAAGACGCTACTGAGCGCGTGGTTTTGGAGTGGATAGAAAGCTATGGAAGCCAGCTGCATTTGTTTCCATCCAATCATCCCAAATATAAAGATATTTTTAATTCTGATGACTATCTGCTTCATTAA
- a CDS encoding glycosyltransferase family 2 protein codes for MKNGIISIVIPSYNEAENVRLIYDALIEEFDAFQYNCEILYVNDGSSDNTLYEMKELSRIDRRVKYISFSRNFGKEPAILAGLQHASGEAVIVMDADLQHPTYLLKDFIYGYEEGFDQVVAQRNRKGDSPFRSYLSSMYYRFINKAVEVDLRDGVGDFRLLSRKAVEALLKLNEGNRFSKGLFCWIGFEQKTIYYENVERKNGTTKWSIRNLFNYGIDGVVSFNNRPLRVCFYAGIFILLLSIFYIMFAFVKILQDGISVPGYFTIISAVLFLGGIQLLSLGVIGEYIGRIYYETKKRPHYLINEANTVYEEKNEKNKL; via the coding sequence ATGAAAAACGGAATCATATCCATTGTTATTCCATCCTATAATGAAGCGGAGAATGTCAGGTTAATTTACGATGCATTAATCGAGGAATTTGATGCTTTTCAATATAATTGCGAAATTCTGTATGTAAATGATGGAAGCTCCGACAATACGTTGTACGAAATGAAAGAATTATCGAGGATCGACAGAAGAGTAAAATATATATCCTTCTCAAGAAATTTCGGGAAAGAGCCAGCGATTCTTGCCGGTCTGCAGCATGCTTCCGGAGAGGCTGTCATTGTGATGGATGCTGATCTTCAACATCCAACCTATTTGCTAAAGGACTTTATTTATGGATATGAAGAGGGATTCGATCAGGTCGTAGCCCAGAGGAACAGAAAAGGGGACAGCCCATTCCGGTCATACCTTTCATCAATGTATTACCGCTTTATTAACAAAGCGGTTGAAGTCGACTTGCGTGACGGGGTCGGCGATTTTCGCCTGCTAAGCAGAAAAGCGGTTGAAGCTTTGCTCAAATTAAATGAAGGCAACCGCTTTTCGAAGGGGCTGTTTTGCTGGATTGGTTTTGAGCAAAAAACGATTTATTATGAAAATGTCGAACGGAAGAACGGGACAACGAAATGGTCGATACGAAATTTATTTAATTACGGCATTGACGGAGTCGTATCATTTAACAATCGTCCATTACGAGTATGTTTTTATGCTGGTATTTTTATACTTCTTCTGTCAATATTTTATATCATGTTCGCATTTGTTAAAATATTGCAGGATGGAATCTCGGTACCCGGATATTTTACAATTATTTCGGCTGTACTTTTCCTGGGCGGAATCCAGTTATTAAGCCTTGGAGTTATTGGCGAATATATCGGAAGAATTTACTATGAGACCAAGAAACGCCCGCATTATCTAATAAACGAAGCAAATACTGTCTACGAGGAAAAAAATGAAAAAAATAAACTTTGA
- a CDS encoding GtrA family protein — protein sequence MKKINFEFFRFVIVGGINTGTYYLIYLSLLKLAHFDYMAAHLTGFVISLVISFFLNCFFTFKTKPTLAKFLQFPLTQLFNVIMSSILIYVFVDVFSLSSVIAPIAALFITVPVTYIVTGKILKKEKNEEAA from the coding sequence ATGAAAAAAATAAACTTTGAATTTTTTCGATTTGTCATTGTCGGAGGAATAAATACAGGCACCTATTATTTGATTTATCTTTCTTTGCTTAAGCTGGCGCATTTCGATTATATGGCAGCCCATCTAACGGGTTTCGTCATCAGCCTTGTCATATCTTTTTTTCTGAACTGTTTTTTTACGTTTAAAACGAAACCAACTTTAGCAAAATTTTTGCAATTTCCGCTCACTCAATTGTTTAACGTCATTATGTCTTCTATATTGATCTATGTATTTGTCGACGTTTTTTCTCTGTCGAGTGTGATTGCGCCAATAGCTGCTTTATTTATTACAGTCCCAGTAACTTATATTGTAACAGGGAAAATATTAAAAAAAGAAAAAAACGAGGAGGCCGCATGA